The following are encoded together in the Diachasmimorpha longicaudata isolate KC_UGA_2023 chromosome 3, iyDiaLong2, whole genome shotgun sequence genome:
- the LOC135160146 gene encoding FHIP family protein AAEL005291 produces the protein MSWLRSSPLRNSFGKQWSRDSPPKDADPTACYDSFCKHWQQTHEIIRQAKSNKGVPLHDDILAVVNHIDQMVTLLLLEFRNSVGLNHQQQMTNGPSHSPCLEYLLSENLLDDLSDWSLTAGRYTNTIRLEQMKLFEILVSFNGSLLAHEPVARPLLKLLEACAHDILPLDVEKKLIVLLNGLCVALMQNLALLDVFFHPNASGERKFIIFSLLMPHIHREGTVGQQARDAMLLCMALSKRNNDIGVYISEHSNVCPVLATGISGLYSVLPRKLDIETEDWHRLTPDDVNDIPALDHLMHSFEFCNAVAQIAHPLVQNQLLEYLYQGFLVPVMGPALLQPSLDDLVSATAYFDLFLRSVTDPGLLQTLIKFLLAENYDECRILDSLIQRISSRSRLCIVTLALFETLVDLNIEDIMLELCFSSLTPCSHVMLSQRRRMRDLDSYGSTAKKFLSLRPSCCLSWSNAVLQSNSKCINKIDNKQTANSPNWLMNYGSRVGESLYGNYHAYLFDARQKIVSCQIGCSYWSSQYNGITLGEDNDSDSLSGSNTNDSSQLSSARNSTERDLSIKFQTLPRGEILDNIKSLLADEEDTIAESLVEDADMNEINENISHFVGNVDKDRLNADIDALLNEEIEISQIYEESLKKNGESNNPMESMFSLGDSSGYESLAMKSSADFTSTNEFETEKCRKKDENDNGNGNDDGNINGRESIEVNVMIKNEGKRTERVMNGKPSVGIFLDVILRKLECLTSNNLYVNLHLTGLISRLAVYRQPLLQSFLLNPSLVFQPSIRSLFQILASLKNKIDQYLSKVENVDNLVEQARAFLIAREYRLVNTRRNALKTTQSVKKEPEKSPAEVFSRNEPKRRSLTSSLTQIFKWPGISALPSPPAHNRTDEQLEMTSDGASNRAELLSSLHKITPTQHVVLCAVLMDEWLKELAAIVQEHVILSLTDSIEF, from the exons ATGAGTTGGCTGAGGAGTAGTCCGTTGAGGAATAGCTTTGGAAAGCAGTGGTCCAGAGATTCACCTCCCAAAGATGCTGATCCCACTGCTTGCTACGATAGTTTCTGTAAACACTGGCAGCAAACGCATGAGATCATCAGACAGGCCAAG TCAAATAAGGGAGTACCACTCCACGACGACATCCTTGCAGTTGTCAACCATATTGACCAAATGGTGACACTCTTATTACTGGAATTCAGGAACAGCGTTGGGCTCAATCACCAGCAGCAAATGACCAATGGCCCCTCACATTCCCCCTGCCTGGAGTATTTACTGAGTGAAAATCTTTTGGACGATCTTTCCGACTGGAGTTTAACTGCAGGAAG ATACACCAACACAATTCGTCTGGAACAGATGAAGCTTTTTGAGATCCTGGTATCGTTCAATGGTTCTCTTCTTGCTCACGAGCCAGTGGCCAGACCGCTCCTAAAACTCCTAGAAGCTTGCGCCCATGATATTTTACCCCTTGACGTTGAGAAGAAACTAATAGTTTTATTGAATGGACTTTGCGTCGCACTAATGCAAAATCTAGCACTCCTCGATGTGTTCTTTCATCCCAACGCATCTGGCGAacgaaaattcataatattttcACTGCTGATGCCACATATTCACCGAGAGGGTACAGTTGGACAACAGGCAAGGGATGCTATGCTCCTGTGCATGGCTTTATCTAAAAGAAATAATGACATTGGTGTTTACATTTCTGAACACTCTAATGTTTGTCCAGTTCTTGCCACTGGAATCAGTGGACTTTATTCTGTCCTTCCAAGGAAATTAGACATTGAAACTGAAGATTGGCATCGCTTAACACCAGACGATGTAAATGATATTCCAGCGTTGGATCATTTGATGCATTCCTTCGAATTTTGCAATGCTGTTGCACAAATTGCTCATCCACTGGTGCAAAATCAACTTCTGGAGTATCTTTATCAGGGATTTTTGGTGCCTGTCATGGGGCCTGCTTTACTGCAACCTTCTTTGGATGATTTGGTATCGGCAACTGCATATTTCGATCTTTTTTTGAGATCTGTAACGGATCCTGGACTGTTGCAGACACTAATCAAGTTTCTGCTGGCGGAGAATTATGATGAGTGCAGAATTCTTGACAGTTTGATCCAAAGGATATCATCAAGATCGCGA ttatgtATCGTCACATTAGCTCTGTTCGAGACCCTAGTGGATCTAAATATCGAAGACATAATGCTGGAGCTCTGTTTCTCTTCCTTGACACCCTGTTCCCACGTGATGCTTTCCCAACGTCGCCGAATGCGTGACTTAGACTCCTACGGATCGACTGCCAAGAAATTTCTCTCCTTGCGGCCCAGTTGTTGTCTCTCCTGGAGTAATGCAGTGTTGCAATCAAACTCAAAATGCATTAACAAAATCGACAACAAGCAGACAGCAAATTCGCCAAACTGGTTAATGAACTATGGCTCGAGAGTTGGAGAGAGTCTTTATGGGAATTATCACGCGTATTTGTTCGATGCAAGACAAAAAATTGTGTCCTGCCAGATTGGCTGCTCTTACTGGTCTTCACAGTACAATGGCATCACCCTGGGCGAGGACAACGACAGTGACAGTCTATCTGGATCGAATACCAATGACTCGAGTCAATTATCTTCTGCCCGCAACTCGACAGAGCGCGATTTGAGCATTAAATTTCAGACTTTACCACGAGGAGAAATTCTCGATAATATTAAGAGTCTTTTGGCGGATGAAGAAGACACAATTGCCGAAAGTCTCGTTGAAGACgctgatatgaatgaaatcaatgaaaatataagtCACTTCGTGGGAAATGTTGACAAGGACCGATTAAATGCTGATATTGATGCTCTGCTCAatgaagaaattgaaatatcGCAGATTTACGAAGAGagtttgaagaaaaatggagAATCTAATAACCCCATGGAATCAATGTTTTCTCTTGGTGATAGTAGCGGATATGAAAGTCTTGCCATGAAAAGTTCAGCCGATTTTACATCTACCAATGAATTTGAGACcgaaaaatgtagaaaaaaagatgaaaatgatAATGGGAATGGAAATGACGATGGTAATATTAATGGAAGGGAATCGATTGAGGTCAatgtgatgataaaaaatgaagggaagAGGACGGAGCGTGTGATGAATGGCAAACCAAgtgttggaatatttttggatGTGATACTGAGGAAACTCGAGTGCTTGACTAGCAATAATCTTTATGTCAATTTACATTTGACTGGCCTTATCAGTAGATTGGCGGTATATCGTCAACCCTTGCTGCAGTCGTTCCTTCTGAATCCTTCTTTGGTCTTCCAACCAAGTATTAGATCATTGTttcag ATCTTGGcatcattaaaaaacaaaatagatCAGTATTTATCAAAAGTGGAGAATGTTGATAATTTAGTAGAACAGGCCCGTGCATTTCTCATTGCCAGAGAATACAGGCTAGTTAATACAAGGCGGAATGCTCTAAAAACAACTCAAAGTGTCAAAAAAGAACCAGAAAAAAGTCCTGCGGAGGTGTTTTCCAGAAACGAGCCAAAAAGACGAAGCTTAACATCTTCATTGACACAAATATTTAAATGGCCTGGTATCAGTGCCCTACCAAGTCCACCAGCGCACAATAGAACTGATGAACAGTTAGAAATGACCAGCGATGGTGCCAGCAATCGAGCGGAATTATTATCTTCTTTACACAAGATAACTCCCACTCAACATGTTGTACTTTGCGCTGTGCTCATGGACGAATGGCTGAAGGAACTAGCTGCTATAGTACAAGAGCATGTAATTTTATCACTCACTGACAGTATAGAATTTTGA
- the LOC135160149 gene encoding arylsulfatase B-like: MAQNSVLCLSILLFCFGKLVIGANDTNPHIIIIVADDLGWNDVGFHGSNQIPTPNIDALAYNGVILNNHYTGAVCTPSRAALLTGKYPINLGMQHLALEATEPRGLPLTEKLLPQYLKEEGYATHIVGKWHLGFYKKEYTPTFRGFDSHFGYWSGHQDYYNHEFESSDNYRGYDMRRNMSVSYETKNRYSTDLYTEETIRLIDNHNKSTPMFIYLAHAAVHSGNSENLLQAPDEEVAKFSYISDPERRKYAAMVSKLDESVGEVVAALRRREMLGNSIILFVSDNGAPTFGPHHNAGSNYPFRGMKTTAWEGAVHCVAAIWSPLINQPQRISNQLFHMSDWLPTLISAAGINTTLPSLDGFNMWPTITDNDTAPRTEVLINIDGISNYSAIRSGDFKYVVGYPGRVTGWYGNLSTSGDVYQDYQPENVLRSKAGVAMIGLLTERQLSNSANNVPMLTHSDIRGLRSAATLSCGVAEGQEIPCDPTVAPCLFNLEEDPCEMINIAGIRPEMVQLLEESLEKHMSTALPAANIPGDIKGDPVRWKGLWVNWQDPKPAMTAYVTHKTDTNSLSSSTIIIAILGCILVCTVVIIIILVINNRRKSSHKYIDITHVGELKGSHL, from the exons atggctCAAAATTCTGTTCTCTGTCTGTCGATTCTTCTTTTTTGCTTCGGAAAATTAGTGATTGGGGCTAATGATACCAATCCgcatataattattatcgttGCTGATGACTTG gGCTGGAATGACGTGGGATTTCACGGATCTAATCAGATCCCAACTCCGAATATCGATGCACTTGCTTACAATGGTGTTATCCTGAATAATCATTACACTGGTGCAGTATGCACACCGAGCCGAGCAGCATTATTAACGGGAAAATATCCTATTAATCTTGGGATGCAGCACTTGGCACTCGAGGCAACCGAACCGAGAGGACTTCCATtgactgaaaaattactgcctcaa tacCTGAAAGAAGAAGGATATGCgacccatatcgttgggaaatGGCATTTGGGTTTCTACAAAAAAGAATACACCCCGACGTTCAGAGGTTTCGATTCTCACTTCGGATACTGGAGTGGACATCAGGATTACTATAATCACGAGTTTGAGTCATCG GATAATTATCGTGGTTACGATATGAGAAGAAATATGTCAGTTTCATACGAAACTAAAAATCGCTATTCCACAGATCTTTACACAGAAGAAACCATTCGATTAATTGATAATCACAACAAATCCACCCCCATGTTCATATATCTTGCACATGCAGCAGTTCACAGTGGAAATTCAGAGAACCTCTTGCAAGCACCTGACGAGGAAGTAGCGAAATTCTCATACATCAGTGACCCGGAAAGACGAAAATACGCAG CAATGGTTTCAAAATTGGATGAGAGTGTTGGTGAAGTGGTGGCAGCTCTTCGTAGACGAGAAATGCTGGGGAACAGTATTATTCTATTTGTGTCTGACAATGGAGCCCCCACATTCGGTCCTCATCACAATGCTGGGAGTAATTATCCCTTCCGTGGG ATGAAAACGACGGCTTGGGAAGGTGCGGTGCATTGCGTTGCAGCTATTTGGAGTCCGTTAATAAATCAGCCGCAAAGAATTAGCAATCAACTTTTTCATATGTCAGATTGGCTCCCCACCCTGATTTCTGCGGCTG GAATCAATACAACACTGCCAAGTCTCGACGGTTTCAACATGTGGCCAACCATAACTGACAATGACACTGCCCCACGTACTGAAGTTCTAATAAACATCGATGGTATATCTAATTACTCAGCGATAAGAAGTGGTGATTTTAAATATGTCGTCGGCTATCCCGGTCGGGTTACCGGTTGGTATGGGAATTTGAGCACATCAGGAGACGTCTATCAGGATTATCAACCAGAGAATGTCCTGAGATCTAAAGCTGGAGTTGCCATGATTGGATTATTAACAGAGAGACAGCTTTCCAATTCCGCCAATAATGTTCCAATGTTGACCCACAGTGACATTAGAGGTCTGAGATCGGCAGCAACTCTTTCCTGTGGTGTGGCAGAGGGCCAAGAG ATTCCTTGTGATCCAACTGTTGCACCCTGTCTCTTCAATCTCGAAGAAGATCCCTGTGAAATGATAAATATCGCGGGCATACGTCCGGAAATGGTTCAACTGTTGGAGGAATCTCTCGAGAAGCACATGAGCACTGCACTTCCGGCTGCAAATATACCGGGGGATATCAAAGGTGATCCTGTTAGGTGGAAGGGTCTCTGGGTGAATTGGCAAGACCCAAAGCCTGCGATGACAGCCTATGTTACTCACAAAACTGACACGAATTCACTTTCATCGAGCACAATTATCATTGCAATTTTAGGCTGTATTCTAGTTTGCACTGTAGTTATCATAATTATTCTAGTAATCAATAACCGTAGGAAAAGTTCGCACAAATACATTGACATAACGCATGTTGGTGAGCTGAAAGGTTCTCACCTATAA
- the LOC135160156 gene encoding uncharacterized protein LOC135160156, whose product MVTKLIKKDKIQRDQENIFLHGYYQRNRILLLILGIWPDTPSWLIITIQCLVVLSTISMLIPQYAFLIRVCDNLETLVSAMVEQLTVVIAYIKLYYFGTGKEWMQTMINSVNEDWREVDDSLVETLHIYAKKGYMRTTIYMVTLYSMAIIYCGSPLKSPILDVVYPLNDSRPKFFPLQVDYSIYGIDADDYFIILIMHSMITVIIVVHMLVTIDTFISIMVLHCCGVFAVVGDMLQQIRGDCSPREQYEILCNGIRQHRRAIALAETIETSFTIMYGFVVLITMVLMSCGLLQLIMKMDQPTEIMRGGSFEVAAMLHLFFITLPGQDLYDHSSELLERIFSCNWPGMSLKAKQLISIMLMRSIKPMQMTAAKFFPLNIESFGKVLKTSFSVFTMVLSSR is encoded by the exons ATGGTGACCAAATTAATCAAGAAAGACAAGATCCAGAGGGAccaggagaatatttttttgcatgGATATTATCAACGTAACAGGATTCTTCTATTAATACTTGGAATCTGGCCAGATACTCCTTCATGGTTAATAATTACTATACAATGTCTTGTGGTTCTATCGACGATATCAATGCTGATACCACAG TATGCGTTTTTAATTCGAGTCTGCGATAATTTAGAGACTCTGGTATCTGCAATGGTAGAGCAACTGACTGTTGTCATAGCATATATTAAATTGTACTACTTTGGAACAGGAAAGGAATGG ATGCAAACAATGATAAATTCCGTTAACGAGGATTGGCGCGAAGTGGATGATTCATTAGTTGAAACTCTTCATATTTATGCTAAAAAGGGCTACATGCGAACCACTATCTACatgg TTACTCTCTATTCTATGGCAATCATTTACTGTGGATCTCCTTTGAAGTCACCAATTCTTGATGTTGTTTATCCTCTCAATGATTCAAGACCAAAATTTTTTCCGTTACAAGTCGATTACTCTATCTACGGCATCGATGCGGATGACTACTTTATTATACTCATAATGCATTCCATGATAACTGTCATAATTGTAGTGCATATGCTAGTAACAATCGATacttttatttcaatcatGGTTCTACATTGTTGCGGAGTATTTGCAGTTGTtgg AGACATGTTACAACAGATCCGGGGAGATTGCTCACCCCGGGAGCAATATGAAATCCTATGTAACGGGATACGACAACATCGTCGAGCCATAGC ATTAGCAGAAACCATTGAAACATCGTTTACAATAATGTATGGGTTCGTAGTTTTAATCACCATGGTACTGATGAGTTGTGGACTACTTCAA ttaataatgaaaatggacCAGCCAACGGAGATTATGAGAGGAGGTTCATTTGAGGTTGCCGCAATGCTCCATCTGTTTTTTATAACTCTACCAGGTCAAGATCTATATGATCATAGCAGTGAATTATTAGAAAGAAT TTTCAGTTGCAATTGGCCGGGGATGTCTTTGAAAGCGAAACAATTGATATCGATTATGTTGATGCGTAGCATAAAACCAATGCAGATGACCGCTGccaaattttttcctctcaatatCGAGAGTTTTGGGAAA gtCCTGAAAACGTCGTTTTCGGTCTTCACGATGGTATTATCGAGTCGATGA